A portion of the Synergistaceae bacterium genome contains these proteins:
- the lepA gene encoding translation elongation factor 4, which produces MKSLNNIRNFCIIAHIDHGKSTLADRLLESTGTISSREMKAQILDSLTLERERGITIKLVPVRMDYTAKDGQKYILNLIDTPGHVDFAYEVSRSLAACEGALLVVDATQGVEAQTVANAYQAIEQGLEILPVINKIDLPSARPDSAKQEISDVVGLDASDAVLTSAKTGTGVPEILERIVTDIPAPAGDPQAPLQALIFDSVYDNYRGVICYVRVVNGTIKAGQNIMFMANGITYPVNEAGVFRPGFTPVKELTAGEVGYITASIKTLAEAQVGDTITDAGNPADSPLPGYKKVKSVVFCGFYPVERDNYPQLRDALEKLCLNDSAVTYEPESSEALGFGFRCGFLGLLHMDVVRERLREEYGVELVATAPNVIYEVVKSSGDIIEAHRPSDFPDPSEIQEIREPYIKLSVFMPSEFTGRVMQLVQDKRGTYKSMDYITPERVRLVYEMPLSEFIVDFHDKLKSQTRGYASLDYELIGLKASDLVRVDILVNGEAADAFSFICHKDAAYNRGHAVVTKLKELIPSQLFEIPIQASIGRRVIVRVNVKALRKDVLAKCYGGDITRKRKLLEKQKEGKKRMKQIGKVSIPQEAFLAFMQVDTGEK; this is translated from the coding sequence GTGAAATCATTGAACAACATACGAAACTTTTGCATTATCGCCCATATAGATCACGGAAAATCTACCCTTGCCGACCGCCTTTTAGAGTCAACCGGCACAATCTCTTCACGCGAAATGAAAGCACAGATTCTTGACTCGCTGACTCTCGAACGCGAGCGCGGAATCACAATAAAGCTCGTCCCCGTCAGAATGGATTACACCGCCAAAGACGGACAGAAATATATCCTCAACCTTATAGACACTCCCGGCCATGTCGATTTTGCTTACGAGGTATCGCGCTCACTTGCCGCGTGTGAAGGCGCATTGCTCGTTGTTGACGCGACTCAGGGCGTGGAGGCTCAGACAGTCGCAAACGCATATCAGGCCATCGAGCAGGGACTCGAAATTCTCCCCGTCATCAACAAAATAGATCTCCCGTCAGCAAGACCCGACAGCGCAAAGCAGGAAATCTCCGATGTTGTCGGCCTCGACGCTTCAGACGCAGTACTCACCAGCGCGAAAACTGGCACGGGAGTCCCTGAGATATTAGAGCGTATTGTTACGGACATTCCCGCCCCCGCCGGAGACCCTCAAGCACCCTTGCAGGCTCTCATATTTGACTCTGTTTACGACAATTACCGCGGTGTAATATGCTATGTCCGAGTCGTGAACGGTACAATCAAAGCGGGACAAAATATTATGTTCATGGCCAACGGAATCACTTACCCCGTCAACGAGGCTGGAGTCTTCCGTCCCGGTTTCACACCCGTAAAGGAACTCACAGCAGGCGAGGTCGGCTACATTACCGCGAGCATTAAGACGCTTGCCGAAGCCCAAGTAGGCGACACAATCACGGACGCAGGCAACCCGGCGGACTCTCCCCTTCCCGGCTACAAGAAGGTGAAGAGCGTTGTTTTCTGCGGATTTTACCCCGTTGAACGCGACAATTACCCGCAACTGCGCGACGCATTGGAGAAATTATGCCTCAATGACTCCGCCGTAACATATGAGCCGGAAAGCTCAGAGGCACTCGGATTCGGATTCAGGTGCGGCTTTCTGGGACTGCTTCACATGGATGTTGTACGCGAAAGACTCAGGGAGGAATACGGAGTCGAGCTTGTCGCCACTGCACCGAACGTAATATATGAAGTCGTCAAATCCTCCGGGGATATTATCGAGGCTCATCGGCCTTCAGATTTCCCGGACCCGTCAGAGATTCAAGAGATTCGCGAGCCGTACATAAAGCTGTCTGTGTTCATGCCGTCGGAATTTACCGGGCGCGTAATGCAGTTAGTACAGGACAAGCGCGGGACGTACAAATCAATGGACTATATCACCCCCGAAAGAGTCCGGCTGGTTTACGAGATGCCATTGTCAGAATTTATTGTTGACTTTCACGACAAACTGAAATCGCAGACTAGGGGCTATGCGTCTCTCGACTATGAATTAATCGGGCTGAAGGCAAGCGACTTAGTTCGGGTTGACATTCTCGTGAACGGCGAGGCCGCTGACGCTTTCTCGTTCATTTGCCACAAGGACGCGGCATATAACCGGGGTCATGCTGTAGTAACAAAACTGAAGGAGCTAATCCCGTCTCAGTTGTTCGAAATTCCTATTCAGGCCTCAATAGGGCGACGGGTAATCGTCCGTGTAAACGTGAAGGCACTGCGTAAAGACGTGTTAGCGAAATGTTACGGCGGGGACATCACCCGT